CAGAtgtgtattataggtgactaactACAGTaaatcattattatcatttagaacatttcaactttttctcattacatactatttttttctcttcttttttttctatagTTTTTTTCCGATGTAAGAATAGAATGACCAAAACAAATGATTGTTTAACTGCAATACCTGGTGAGGCAAAATTATGCCAAAaatatttaacagtgtttattatggttgttgtcctCCAATAATCCCGTGACGTGTGACGGCATGAAAGGAAAACTTGGCTGATACTTTTGAATTGGCCCGTCTGGAAGTTAACgagccgtccatccattttctacatgtCCGTGTGTGGGAGGTCGTAAAGGAGAGAGGAAGAATTGTTTTCATTCAAATCTGTGGGTAACTTTTTGagtgatgttgctaacaaacacaaCCTCTTTGGTCTGCGTCTGCAGTGTTTGCACATAGAGCCAGTCAGAAGTTGTCAAGTTTGAACCCACATTTGTTTTGAACAACATTCTATCAATCCTGGTTCAAATGGATTCGTTACCTATGCTTGAAGTAGCAGACAAAGAAAAAGTTTGGTTGCACTGCGAGCAACAAAGGTAACATAAGAAGCTACCTGGAATATATATTTGATGCCAAGGGGCCGAGCATCAATGTGTGAGGTACTTACATTATTGAACACTAAATTGTCTGCTAACTTTTAAGGCAACCAGCATTTTCCACTTTCTCTGAAGTCAAAAGTATATAATTTATtgcatatatgtacacatgtatatttgTTATCCAAAATGTAGAtacgtatgtatttatatgtatatatatttatggatatctataaatatatatgtttttttggggTACATacaccacaataatatcataccgtGGACTTATTATCGTATCGTACTATTGATattgatatcgttacatcccagGAAACACATCTTTAGGCAAGTATATGTTAATgagtatacagtacatatatatacatacgtatatttgTTATCCaaaatgtatatatagtatatgtgtatgtatatatatttatgtatatatgttttatttttgggacatataccacaatagtATCATACCGTGAGATGTGTTACATCCAGGAACCACATGTTAGgcaagtatatgtgtatatatgtatgaatatatgagaCATATATGTGACAACCAACCCCAAAGAAAATGTGACAACTGTCATTGTTTTGCTATAGCATGAAGGTCGTGTAAGAACTAGTTAGCTGGCTAATAATCAACTAAACTATAGCTTTCCCTTGGCACTGTTTCAGAAGAacttgtttttgtgtaaaagCCTAGAAGACAAATACTGAGGAGATGAAAATGTTCTGGTGTCTCCCTGTAGAAAGGACTATGTAGGTTTTTATAGCACAATCTGAGAgacagcaccctctggtggtgtgACAACCAACCTTATTTGTGCAAACTGTTCCAAAAGTCAAAGGTGTTTCTTaccagcgtgtctgtcttcaggGAGCTGGATGTCGGAGCCATGAGGGAGGCGGCTGCCATGTTGGTCGGGACTCACGACTTCAGCAGCTTCCAGGCCATCAACTCCGACATAGCTTCTAAAAACCCTGTGAAGACGCTGGAAGTGGTCAGGATAAACCCCGGGAGGGCCTTCGTCTGTGAGCATTACCACAGGTAGGACTGACCACATGAAGGTTTGTTTTCTTTGGACAAAGGTCAACGCCACGGCGTGTTGAATGTTCACTAACTGTGCTGTTGTCCAAATGTGATAGAAGAGCTGCTGGAATAAAAATCAGTGGAGGGAgggagacagacagacagagagagagagtgcaTGGAGCCTGAGAACTAAAGGAATGATGAATGTTTCCACTACATAAAGACCCACTcacatattaacactgaatttagTCATCTGACTCTTCATTTGAATCACATTTAAAATCTAACCTACTTCTAAGTACTTCAACCCAGTCAAAATCACAAAGATGATTTGACACATAATCTTGGGATTTGGTCAGGCTGATAAGAAAACAAATAACCAAATATATTGCATAAGAACGGGACTAAGAAACAATTCGGCCAAAATACATGAACATACAATTATGCTGTGCTAAAATAAAATTGTGATGGTTTTGCAATATACATACATgctatttttttgctaaaattgtgaccgggtgaatctatataacaTTTATAAAGTTTTTTGTCTGGGGAAAAAAGTAGcaacaagatatatatttaaacagtgatCAATTattgtatcaaaatgtatttgataCTTCTGGAGAGGGAGGTGGTTTCATTTGCGGTATAAAAGGCCTCCACCGTCAACATGTAGGCTATAAATGTGAGCAACATTTACAGCAAAGCGTAGCTACACAAgcaaatgaatgaaatgtagattaaaatgatCACTTTTATTTCAAGTCTATAAAGGCCGACTTGAATGAGATTAAttgaataggtgtacctaatgttgagtGATCAAGGTATTTAAAAGATAATATTCATATTGACTATGTACTGCAGCGTAACTGAACATTGTTTTGCAGACACATTCCAGTGTGGGAGCTGACCTTTCAAAGCCAGTCCTTTCTGTACAAGCAGGTATGTTCAAGTATTTGCTGAAAATGAGAAATATTAGGTGGTATACATGGCAGAGTTGTCTTCATGTTGTGCTTAAGACAACACTATCAGTTGTTTCCAGACACAATCTGTCCATGTTGTATATGTGACTCGTATTAAATTTGGTGGTCATGGTAGGTGCGTCGCATGACCGGTGCTCTGGTGGCCGTGGGCCAGGGGAGACTCACTCTTCCCAAACTGAAAGAGATGATGGAGGCACGCCACTCTTTGGTCTATCCTTCCAACATGGCTGCTCCACCTCAGGGCCTCTTCCTCACCAGGGTCAACTACAAAGAGTCCGGTAAGTCGGATGGGAACATTACCCACTTTGTTTGCCAAAATCAAAAAAGTTAATTTCATTTATCAGTCATGTGCACTCAGCACCCACCTTGATAGAAAATACACTGACATTTTTGCTCATTtattacaaactaaaaaaatcacaaaagtggtcaaaagtttacatacacttgtaaagaacataatgtcatggctgtcttgagtctccaatcatttatacaactcttattttatcACATCaaaggtggtaaaggaatggctaaatcaggctagaatgaaggttttagaatggccttcccaaagtcctgacttaaacgtgtggacaatgctgaagaaacaagtccatgtcagaaaaccaacacatttagctgaactgcaccaattttgtcaagaggagtggtcaaaaactcaagcagaagcttttggatggctaccaaaagcgccttattgcagtgaaacttgccaaaggacatataagcaaatattaacattgctgtatgtatacttttgacccagcatatttggtcacattttcagtagacccataataaattcataaaagaagcaaacttcatgaatgttttttgtgaccaacaagtatgtgctccaatcaatatatcacaaaaaaataagaattgtagaaatgattggaaactcaagacattgatgacattatgttctttacaagtgtatgtacacttttgaccacgactgtaagtattgacagcctttaaacaatactttgttgatgcacctttggcagaaaatacatcctcaagtctttttgaatatgatgccaccagcttggcacacttatctttgcccaacctctcaagctccatcaggttggatgggaagtgttggttttcattcaggatgtctccgtacattgctgcattcatcttagtctcgtcagggaggtgaccaagaacacgatggtcactctgtcagagctacagcattcctctgtggagagaggagaaccttccagaaggacaaccacatacctgccaacttttgaaatcagaaaaacctagtagccagggtccaggggccgcaggccccggtaggtccaggacaaagtcctggtggggggttcaggggccccccgacgcaaaatgattgattgcattcagacaggttaaaatgttgctaaaaccatcacttttctatcagtcacagtgacttttcaaaacaaaaatattacagcaaaaatcatatgggttgattgacatgtttattctgtaagctaacttcaatagcttgaaattattttgacagttaatgccagttatcctgtcaacctttcacaagacttcaatttgttaattgaaagtataaacagtataaacactttttacagtaaacaaatggtaaaacagtactaaacaattccattaaaaaaaaaaattggtgtcattattaactttctgtccaagcttgtataatctactgccttgttcaattgtaaaaaatattatgtgcctaaaattcacatttctatcacaattatcatactgtaaacatggtaaactaacttcattaaaattaatagacctgtcaatagcatggaattacaattcaaatgtagtttttttgtaagcctttcaaaagaattcaaaatatgaaaaattcatgaaaattaatttaagccatcagacacttgaaaagtggcacatcacatctctaatgtaatcattttaacttttcaacagaaatagcactgcaaaaatattaaggacatacttctgtattttggtagttatgctgtcaacttttaacaagatttcttcaacttggacttgaaagcaataatagtataaacacttttaacagtataacagtactaaacaattccaatagataacattggtgtcattacctttttgtggctaaaatccaaatttagcaacggcattagacttgtgtttttttgtcccaacgtggtcttttacatcgccaattcctccgtgtccgatcgaaaaatcttgtctgcacaaggtgcaattcgcgtagttttcaccctttttggaacggataattattcccggataggcttttgaatattcttcacggaatgactgcagttttcttttcggtttaagactcgtttgcgatttttctccggctgattccatgatcgttcgctcgtttggaaacaatgggcaacaggtgcctcgtgcttggcagcggtgctataaatagcctcgcgcatggcattcggaatggctcgataggaagttacgggaagcagtgtcgattgtgattgttgttacgcgatttcgtgaataaaacttaaaaaaaaattaaaaaaatttaattaatgaaaaactgtattttttatcactgcaaccgtaacccggaataggttgatgaaaaccgtactaattacgggaaaaccggagtagttggcaggtatgcaaccaTATCTGCaggaatccaccaatcaggcctgtatggtatagtggtcAGACGGAAGTCATTTCTTAGTCAAAAGTTTGCCAACATGAACCTGAAAGACTTTCAGACCATGAGAAAGtataattctctggtctgatgagacaaagattgaagccTTTGGCGtgaatgtttggaggaaaccagacaccgctcatcaccaccaataccatccctacagtgaagcatggtggtggcagcatcatggtgtggggaTGCTTTTCAGCGGCAAGAACTCAGACACTTGGGAGAGTTCCTGGATAAAACCAACACTTCATTAAACCTGatgaagcttgagaggtgctgaaaGAGGAACTGTtgaaactgtccaaagataggtgtgccaagctggtggcattgtgttaaaaaaataggctgaaattgctgccaaagatgcatAAACTAAGTATTGAACAAAGGCTGTCAATACTCAAGTACATgtcatttttaccatttttaatacatttgcaaagatTTCTGTTTGCTGAGATCTGAGTGAACATGAATGAGAACTAAAATTAACTTTTtagattttagcaaatggctgcaaagAAACATTCAAAAGTGGTGTGAAtattttattaatccccgaggggaaataatTATGTGGCTATATATTCTGGAGTTATTTTACGTgctgtgaggttcatggctggtgaggcgctCAATCCGATGGCAGAAAATGTTTAATAGTAAGAACTTATaacaaataattacaaaaaaaagtctATCTTATTCTCTTTTTGAATTGACTACTGGTAATGTTTGTATACAATCAGCATTCCTCATGTCTTTTTTGCAACCAAACTAAAATAATGGATTTGCAGCccgaaacaataataaaaaaataacaaaaaaattcaaacaaaaacttctgattgcaaataattttggggggtttgcaaatctttttttccttTACAACTCAACTTTAATATTGCGAGCCACACTTCCTATAAATTATTGTTgagggtttttgaatgcatttttaagtgATTATGAGGTAGAACTGATTGCTACCATTAACTGCATTGCTAGACACCAAGAAAGagctgatttttacatgttagaatgcaaaaaaaaaaagaaactttaGTCTTTTCTTGTGCAATTATTGtgaataaaaaaagtgcagttcctctttaagtgtACAATACATACTGTACAATAAAGCGATACTAACTTCTGCATGTCCCATCAGATCTCCTCTCGTCCCCACAAAGGTCCACTCATCCTTCCACAGGAGTCTCAGATGAGTAACAATGTCATTCTTTCAAGTGTATACGCCACTTTATTGGTTAATACTGCATGTGTTTTAGGACACAGATAAACATGTTTCATTGCTACTAAAAGCATACACGAGTGCATCCTCGCTACACGTATAGGTGTGTCTTGTCATACCAAAA
This sequence is a window from Nerophis lumbriciformis linkage group LG23, RoL_Nlum_v2.1, whole genome shotgun sequence. Protein-coding genes within it:
- the pusl1 gene encoding tRNA pseudouridine synthase-like 1, whose protein sequence is MSNQARYLIFFQYIGSKYSGAVKVPATQTSLKGVQDHIEDAIERLKPLHPVRLYISSRTDSGVHALSNSAHFDFQRKNDKPPFTEDVLVKALNLKLDREHISINQAYRVAADFSARYRALSRTYVYRVALGCQLPLVERNMCWNLHHTELDVGAMREAAAMLVGTHDFSSFQAINSDIASKNPVKTLEVVRINPGRAFVCEHYHRHIPVWELTFQSQSFLYKQVRRMTGALVAVGQGRLTLPKLKEMMEARHSLVYPSNMAAPPQGLFLTRVNYKESDLLSSPQRSTHPSTGVSDE